GTACTAACGCAAACGTTCCCTATATACGAATGTTTCGGAAAGTGAACCTCTTTCCGTCGCTTAGGTATATCCCTTTATGAAACAATCGAGTGATGTTAACTCGTTGTCTCGATTCATGGCTTGTAACAGGAAGCAGCTGAATATAACTGCTCCTGTGTGCGACGTAAACGACTTATATGTAAAGTTTTAAGCTATAAATTACACAGCCAATACTTTTATGAGAACTTCAAACATACCtgattgtaataaatatatataggtatatgtcAACAATCAGGGCGAGCGACGGTGACTGAGCCAACAGCGGACATGTTCAGTCGCTAGTTGAGCTTATAGCTTTATGAGGATAAGTTCAGTTGTGAGGATTTATGTTGCTTCTACTGTTTTGTGTACATTCCGCCTAAGCAAGTCGTTGAGCCATAAGACGAGTGAGTCATTCATTATTTGAATTGAACATAATGATCTCGAATATGAATTATAGCGATATGCTTACAATAGGTGAGAGAACACTTAAAAGAATGTGATTGAGACAGGCAGTGAGGAGTGTGGAGAGAGGTGAGCGTACTTACTTGCGCCGCTGCGGTCCGGCCATCCGAGAGCACTTCACGACTGCACACGCGCACACTACTACACCGAACACGCACACACCGCATGGAGGTAAATAAAACGATGCTTTAGggatttttgtaaaaagatagttatatttttggcaTTGGACTATGACACAATATAATACTATGATATGCTAAGTAAGCGTTTTATAAAGACTTTTACATGCCGAATATTCGTTAATCAGACTATTCATCAGAGGACTctttatatataattttaacaaacataACCGCTTACAAAATGAGAGTAGAGATACGATTCTAATTTACCGTTCGGGACTGCTCTAGAACTCATCACCTATTCGAAAACATAACTATGTCTAGTtttattcttaatatttttctcactttcatttttttactctataggtacatatttattataatacaaattTTGAACATATAATATTATCGATATGATATCTTATACAGAAAACGCAACGAATCGGCGACGGTACAATAATTTAATCTTGAAGCGTCGGTTACTGCGTttgcgaataaatattttcgttggTGGGTATGCACTAGCACCGACGCGCCGGCGAGCGGCCGGCCCCGGCGAGGCGGCCGGCCGCGCGACCGGGCCTCGAGCGAAACGATAACACGGAACGTTCAGGTCCTCGGCGAAACAACACATCATAATCGTCCGGTACAACAACACATAAATCAACGTTTAAACAATATCAACGTACATAGGTACTATTTGGTATTAGGTTCGTTCGCGCACGAGACGACGCGAGGGCGCGCGCCGCCCGGACACAGACGCGCGTGCCGGCCGCGGCCCGGGACCGCGCCGGCACGCTCGCCGACACTTATCACTCTAACTAATTACAACGAAACATCACAGAGACCGGGGCCCGCTCCGGCGCCGCTCAGCTACATGTAGATCGGCAGCTGCTGCAAGGCGCGCTTGTCGAAGCGGTCGTAGTGCGCGGCGGCCGGCGGCAGCGCGCGCGCTATATCACAGTCCAGCGCCTCCGGCGGCAGGTACGGGTGCGGCTTGAGGCGAGCGCGCGCCGCCAGCTTGCCGGCCGCGCCGTCCGCCGCGTACGACTCGAAGCGGTAGCACGCCAGCGGGTGCGTCGGCTCCTCGGCCGGCGCCCGCGCGCGTGCCGCCGCGGCCGGCACGGGCTGCGgctgcggcgcgggcggcgcggggccgCGGCAGCAGCGCCGCGCCTGCCGGGGAGCGCGCGCGCGGCTGCCCGGCGTCACTGCTGCGGCGGCGGCCGCATCTCCTCGCGGCAGGTTGTTCACGAACGGCACACGCCGCAGGCTTTCGAGCCTCCGGAAATGCGAAGGGTGGATCATGAGCAGAGGCTCGATCTTGACGCCCTGCGGCGGCTTGGCACAGTCGGGAAGCTCGTATTCGATACTGCAGTCTACGTGTAAAGGCACCGAGTAGTCCTTGGGGGCCAGCGAGGCGGGCCGCGCGTCCCGTCGGAAGCGGTCAGCGGCGGCGAAGTCGGCCTCGCCGCGGGCGTAGCCCGTCATGACGGCGGACGCGGCCTCACGGCATGTGCGCCGCGGGGCGCGCGCCGATCAGCTGATTGTTGAGGCCGAGCACAGCGCGCACACGTGCGCGCAGGTTGGCGGCGGCCGCGAGACTGGCGCCCCGGCCCCGCGCGCCTGCGCGGTGCGCTCTCCCCGCCAGCCGCGCGCCCCCCGCGTCGCCGGGGAGCCGTTCATCCCGACCTGCCCCCCGCGGCCTCGGGACGCTCGCCGACTCGGGCGCTGAGCGGCGGCCGCGAGTTAGCTACGTCGGCGGACGGCCGGGGGGTGAAGCTCGGTGCGGGACGTGTGGCGGCGACCCGCCGACGGCCACGAAATTTCATCGACAGATCGATAAAAATGGCGATGGCTCGTAACTAGCGATGCGAGCGTTGCGCAGAGATGCACTACGCACGGCTTACTAGCAGCGGGGGCGCGGGGCCTAGGGGATGACTGCGGAGGGGATATGATTGCTAAACAGCTGACTACAAAGaagttcaaaatattaaacaagaGCGGGCTCAGTcgtgccgccgccgcgccgctgtcCGCCTTCCACTGATGTTAGACCACATTATGACATTACAATAACATTGCCTTTCGCTGTTGTAATACCTCTTTTCTCTGAAAAGGCTAGAAGTATACCATTAAAAAGACACATTACAGGTACCTACTTCAGATTTCGAACACCACACATTAATCTTTATTTTCCGTTGAATTAATGTATTAAGACTAATGTATTCAGACCAAAACTacataaatgtaaaatgtttgtgttgATTAAGTAGGTTACAAGTGTAAGGGTAGGTAAGATACACaagataggtaggtaaggtTCAATATGTATTCGTTATGTTATACTCTTAATCGGGCTACAcacagtacatacatataaggtacctatgtataacaAATCTGGAGACTGTTCGCTTTTTTCTAAATATGCTATTTGCGTGTCAGACACAAGACATCCGGCGCTGCCGCTGTGGCTTATCTTAGGAAAGTGCGATAATAGATAGCCACGAGGAAACGGTTTCAAAGGTTTCCCAGTGCTCTGTGCTATCCTGTGATTGATGTAGATAAGTAGCGCTGCCAAACGCTCACTTCCTGCGACTGATGGCAGGTAGCTCTACTGCCCGAACATTGCCCGACAAAGAATCGCTTACACTTGCTTACGACTGTACTTATGTGGAATGTCTTATTTCttactaaatacatattatacatatgttgGTACTGGTAGTATTACTCAAAAAATATGCTAAACAATCATACGACTATACTATATAGCGATACTAGCGATAGCTTATGAAACCTGTTTTtttaagggttccgtacccgaaAGCGTAAAACATGATCCTATTGCTAAGACTTCCCTGACCATTAAAAAtcttgataataaaaaaatatatttcccaaAAAAGGGACATGGCATTGtacgtacctactacctacgTGAGTGTGCATTtgccaagtttaaaaaaaaaaaacattgcaacgGGGCCTTTGACACCTTTTGACGAGACACAAGAAATTCAGATTTCtggacaaattgttttcaaaatctctcGGGATATGCGGATAATAATTTCAccgactttttaattttattcaatttttattgcATAGGCAGTTCtgctttttaaattgttaatgaCAAAAACGTTTC
The sequence above is a segment of the Helicoverpa armigera isolate CAAS_96S chromosome 20, ASM3070526v1, whole genome shotgun sequence genome. Coding sequences within it:
- the LOC126056262 gene encoding uncharacterized protein LOC126056262, with amino-acid sequence MTGYARGEADFAAADRFRRDARPASLAPKDYSVPLHVDCSIEYELPDCAKPPQGVKIEPLLMIHPSHFRRLESLRRVPFVNNLPRGDAAAAAAVTPGSRARAPRQARRCCRGPAPPAPQPQPVPAAAARARAPAEEPTHPLACYRFESYAADGAAGKLAARARLKPHPYLPPEALDCDIARALPPAAAHYDRFDKRALQQLPIYM